A region from the Paraburkholderia youngii genome encodes:
- a CDS encoding ExbD/TolR family protein: MAMSPFSDDDDQGLMNEINMTPLVDVMLVLLIIFLVTIPALQHAVRIDLPHASSQPEAVKPAHVDVAVQADGTVLWDGQPVTDDGLRARIAQAALATPQPELHLRADRKVPYERVAIVMSAAQSGGLTKLGFVTDPQLGK; the protein is encoded by the coding sequence ATGGCAATGAGCCCTTTCTCCGACGACGACGATCAAGGTCTGATGAACGAGATCAACATGACGCCGCTCGTCGATGTGATGCTGGTCCTGCTGATCATTTTTCTCGTCACCATTCCGGCGCTGCAACACGCGGTCAGGATCGATCTGCCGCATGCGAGCAGTCAGCCGGAAGCGGTCAAGCCCGCGCATGTGGACGTCGCGGTGCAAGCGGACGGCACGGTGCTGTGGGACGGTCAGCCCGTGACCGACGACGGCTTGCGCGCGCGCATCGCGCAGGCCGCCCTCGCGACGCCGCAGCCGGAGCTGCATTTGCGCGCCGATCGCAAGGTGCCGTACGAGCGGGTCGCGATCGTGATGTCGGCGGCGCAAAGCGGCGGGCTGACGAAGCTGGGCTTCGTGACCGATCCGCAGCTGGGCAAATGA
- a CDS encoding MotA/TolQ/ExbB proton channel family protein, which yields MQHYGIANVWDSGDFVTRGILCVLVIMSVLSWTVIIVKLWQVVLLRRVTSQSDARFWSADRFDDGLHALGYPDSSAHDNPLLALALAGHEAATHHRQTQQQLHDRIDVSDWITRRLQDTMDETIARLQSGLAILASIGSTAPFVGLFGTVWGIYHALIVIGETGQTSIDHVAGPVGESLIMTAFGLFVAIPAVLGYNGLTRANRSIVARLKRFAHGLHAYFVTGAQLPSSAGPQMRVVPRGTNATNATRDGDLEWQ from the coding sequence ATGCAACATTACGGAATCGCAAACGTATGGGATTCGGGTGATTTCGTCACGCGCGGCATTCTGTGCGTGCTCGTGATCATGTCGGTGCTGTCGTGGACGGTGATCATCGTGAAGCTGTGGCAAGTGGTCCTCCTCAGGCGCGTGACCAGCCAGAGCGACGCGCGCTTCTGGAGCGCGGACCGCTTCGACGACGGGCTGCACGCCCTCGGCTACCCGGATTCGAGCGCGCACGACAATCCGTTGCTCGCGCTCGCGCTGGCGGGCCATGAAGCCGCGACGCATCATCGGCAGACGCAGCAGCAGTTGCACGACCGCATCGATGTGTCCGACTGGATCACCCGGCGTCTGCAGGACACGATGGACGAAACGATCGCACGTCTGCAAAGCGGCCTCGCGATTCTTGCTTCGATCGGCAGCACTGCGCCTTTCGTTGGGCTGTTCGGCACCGTATGGGGCATCTACCATGCACTGATCGTGATCGGCGAGACCGGTCAGACGTCGATCGATCATGTCGCCGGCCCGGTCGGCGAGTCGCTGATCATGACGGCGTTCGGGCTCTTCGTCGCGATACCGGCCGTGCTCGGCTACAACGGACTGACGCGCGCGAACCGCTCGATCGTCGCGCGCCTGAAGCGCTTCGCGCACGGCTTGCATGCGTACTTCGTGACCGGTGCGCAATTGCCGTCGAGCGCCGGCCCGCAGATGCGCGTGGTACCGCGCGGCACCAACGCGACGAACGCAACTCGCGACGGAGACCTCGAATGGCAATGA
- a CDS encoding TonB family protein, producing MMLQVAVVHPASSANPAAGYRRAAIVLGAVIVAHLLLLAIALSARNRIVERPVEPRTITALLLSPEPPAPVVSSPTPPPPAAVVPPAPTPAVTHPAVHPKPAPQPRAQVPHSVEKPVPTPSPTRESTTQPVTQTAAPSAAPQAAVPATPTAAAPSAASAPAAHPAVPASTEPRNVAHVDCSIPKPDYPDVAKRRGEHGTAIVRFVVGLSGHIETAQLQSSSGSARLDDAALAAVHAGACQPYTENGTPVRAAYSQSFVFGLTE from the coding sequence ATGATGCTGCAAGTTGCCGTGGTGCACCCAGCAAGTTCTGCGAATCCCGCGGCCGGCTACCGTCGCGCGGCGATCGTGCTGGGCGCCGTGATCGTCGCGCACCTGCTGCTGCTTGCCATCGCATTGAGCGCACGCAACCGGATCGTCGAGCGTCCGGTCGAGCCGCGCACGATCACCGCGTTGCTGCTGAGCCCCGAGCCTCCCGCTCCGGTTGTTTCATCACCCACGCCGCCCCCGCCAGCCGCTGTCGTCCCGCCGGCACCCACGCCAGCCGTCACGCATCCCGCCGTGCACCCCAAACCGGCGCCGCAGCCGCGCGCGCAGGTGCCGCATAGTGTGGAAAAGCCTGTGCCGACACCGTCTCCGACACGCGAAAGCACCACGCAGCCCGTCACGCAAACCGCCGCGCCATCGGCGGCGCCGCAGGCCGCCGTGCCCGCCACGCCAACGGCCGCCGCGCCGTCGGCCGCATCCGCTCCCGCCGCTCATCCGGCGGTGCCCGCGTCGACCGAGCCGCGCAACGTGGCGCATGTCGACTGCTCGATTCCGAAGCCCGACTATCCCGACGTCGCGAAGCGGCGCGGCGAGCATGGCACGGCGATCGTGCGCTTCGTCGTCGGTCTGAGCGGGCATATCGAAACAGCGCAATTGCAATCCAGCAGCGGCTCGGCTCGGCTCGACGACGCGGCGCTCGCCGCCGTGCATGCGGGTGCCTGCCAGCCCTACACCGAAAACGGCACGCCGGTGCGCGCCGCGTATTCGCAGTCGTTCGTATTCGGACTGACCGAGTGA
- a CDS encoding YVTN family beta-propeller repeat protein encodes MLETRIPPRPPRRSLALACALVLAASAAHATAAPLAYVTSEKAGVGVIDLDQMTLAQTFPVGADGPRGLSLNADGTRLLVANKNTNDLAVIDTATGKVVKRVKIGKNPEYVRVRNGYAYVTYEPGEDGGPPGAKPEGKPDAKGDNKPEANAGGKPGADDDDANKPPAEIAIIDMKNWHVIRSVTSGHETEGIEFSRDGQMMLVTNEGDDTVSIYHARTGAPIRTVKLAAGGRPRGIRLSPDGKHYVVTLESLSKLVVIDAHTFEVVKTVDTKLGPYGVAFGPDGHRLFVAAARDKVVQVFDGHTFEHVADVPVGQRCWHFSFTPDGSKLMVACGRSDAVYVLDAKSYQPLKQIGELPLAWGIVTYPHSDGSIESH; translated from the coding sequence ATGCTGGAGACACGGATTCCCCCCCGACCGCCACGCCGTTCCCTCGCGCTGGCTTGCGCGCTCGTGCTGGCCGCGAGCGCCGCGCATGCCACGGCCGCGCCGCTCGCCTACGTGACGAGCGAGAAGGCCGGCGTCGGCGTGATCGATCTCGACCAGATGACGCTTGCGCAGACCTTTCCGGTCGGCGCGGACGGCCCGCGCGGCCTGAGCCTGAACGCCGACGGCACGCGTCTATTGGTCGCCAACAAGAACACCAACGATCTCGCGGTGATCGACACCGCCACCGGCAAGGTCGTCAAGCGCGTGAAGATCGGCAAAAACCCTGAATATGTGCGGGTGCGCAACGGCTACGCGTACGTGACCTACGAGCCCGGCGAGGATGGCGGGCCGCCGGGAGCGAAACCGGAAGGCAAACCCGACGCGAAAGGGGACAACAAGCCCGAAGCGAACGCGGGCGGCAAGCCCGGCGCGGACGACGACGACGCGAACAAGCCGCCCGCTGAAATCGCGATCATCGATATGAAGAACTGGCACGTGATCCGCTCGGTCACGAGCGGCCACGAAACCGAAGGCATCGAATTCTCGCGCGACGGTCAGATGATGCTGGTCACCAACGAAGGCGACGATACGGTGTCGATCTATCACGCACGAACCGGCGCGCCGATCAGGACCGTGAAGCTCGCGGCGGGCGGGCGGCCGCGCGGCATCCGGCTGTCGCCCGATGGCAAGCACTATGTGGTCACGCTGGAGTCGCTCAGCAAGCTCGTCGTGATCGACGCGCACACGTTCGAGGTGGTCAAGACCGTCGATACCAAACTTGGGCCCTATGGCGTCGCGTTCGGGCCGGACGGTCATCGGCTTTTCGTGGCTGCTGCGCGCGACAAGGTCGTGCAGGTGTTCGACGGCCACACCTTCGAACATGTCGCCGATGTGCCGGTCGGCCAGCGCTGCTGGCATTTCAGCTTTACGCCGGACGGCTCGAAGCTGATGGTCGCGTGCGGGCGCTCCGACGCGGTGTACGTGCTCGACGCGAAGAGCTATCAGCCGCTCAAGCAGATCGGTGAACTGCCGCTCGCGTGGGGCATCGTCACGTATCCGCATAGCGATGGGTCGATCGAATCGCATTGA
- a CDS encoding lysozyme inhibitor LprI family protein, producing MTHHTKLIAAIAFWPIFSIAATVYSGEFDYKQIQSSATYFSGHSEKEIDRLCKSGEHATNDDLAQCQHREFERAKVRLDDKLKAVTARFERGDNFLKTYDEKPLAMPYFVSAQVSWMKFRDSQCYAETYMMGEAAERDIYFWGCMTDITQTRVNELAKLLKDWSVH from the coding sequence ATGACTCATCACACTAAACTTATCGCGGCGATTGCATTCTGGCCGATCTTCTCAATAGCGGCCACCGTTTATTCGGGGGAGTTCGATTACAAGCAGATCCAATCATCGGCGACGTATTTCTCCGGCCACTCGGAAAAGGAAATTGATCGTTTGTGCAAGAGCGGAGAGCATGCGACGAATGATGATCTAGCTCAATGCCAACACCGGGAATTTGAGCGTGCAAAGGTGCGACTGGATGACAAGCTTAAGGCTGTTACGGCGCGATTTGAGCGGGGAGATAATTTTTTAAAAACCTATGATGAGAAACCATTGGCGATGCCATATTTCGTTTCGGCGCAAGTTTCTTGGATGAAGTTCCGTGACAGTCAATGTTATGCCGAAACATATATGATGGGCGAGGCGGCAGAGCGCGATATATATTTTTGGGGATGTATGACTGACATTACGCAAACGCGCGTAAACGAGTTGGCGAAATTGCTCAAAGATTGGAGTGTTCACTAA
- a CDS encoding TonB-dependent receptor, with protein MSMRSQARRKRRLQRRAGITFCVGGALAGLSTGVWAQGQAEPPVAASASAPASASSAAPSKAADDNATNNTTPTTTLAPIVVVGTTPLLGIGTPLTQVPANVQTVHAADIQRQGRQTLTDYLAANLPSVSISDAQGNPYQMNLFYRGFTASPLLGTPQGLSVFVDGVRVNEPFGDVVNWDLIPQQAIDTMQLIPGSNPTFGFNTLGGALAITTKNGKDNPVGEAEIQGGSWGRKAAQIEQGGTIGQNLDYYFTANAANDNGWAEQNESRIRQAFGKLRYTDADTTLSLSAGGADNDLHGVQTIPRSFLNNPKQPYTYPDRNQNSVGYLTLSGDHYFNDNVELSGNAYYRHFRNANTSSNVNENFGKIGDDGDVDTLQATNVQSTVTTDSYGASLQLTLLGKLGGMKNQFIAGMAVDAANSHFTQSSQDAMFTDSRATVGIGNFEPQTNANTHNTNYGIYLTDTLSLTPQWSLTLSGRYNWADATIGDESGTQPQLNGHHTFSRFNPAVGINWNPTPAFTAYATYNEGMRSPTAIELACADPNAPCSLPNDFISDPPLQPVISKTYEVGARGRIGGNTTWSAAAYSTTLDNDIQFISSNGAGSSQGFFQNVGRTRRQGVELAGQTKYGPLTVTGSYSYVNATYQSTWVESSRSNSSADANGNITVHPGDHIPSIPATTVKLRLDYAATSKWRIGTNLTWRGSIYAQGDENNQDVNGKISGYLLIDMDTSYQVTKQLQVFASVSNLLDKRYASFGALGANFFTGPGNTFNGANPVNEQFVGPGAPRGFWVGMRYGWK; from the coding sequence ATGAGCATGCGATCTCAAGCACGCCGCAAACGCCGGCTTCAGCGGCGCGCCGGCATCACCTTCTGTGTGGGGGGCGCGCTCGCCGGTTTGTCCACGGGCGTATGGGCGCAGGGGCAAGCCGAGCCGCCGGTCGCGGCGTCGGCGTCGGCGCCGGCTTCGGCGTCTTCCGCGGCGCCTTCCAAGGCCGCCGACGACAACGCCACCAACAACACGACACCCACCACGACCCTCGCGCCGATCGTCGTCGTAGGCACCACGCCGTTGCTCGGCATCGGCACGCCGCTGACGCAAGTGCCGGCCAACGTGCAGACGGTCCATGCGGCCGATATTCAACGACAGGGACGCCAGACGCTTACCGATTACCTCGCGGCGAATCTGCCTAGCGTCTCGATCTCCGACGCTCAGGGCAATCCGTATCAGATGAACCTGTTCTATCGCGGCTTCACTGCATCGCCGCTGCTGGGCACGCCGCAGGGCTTGTCGGTATTCGTCGACGGCGTGCGCGTGAACGAGCCGTTCGGCGACGTCGTGAACTGGGACCTGATACCGCAACAGGCAATCGACACGATGCAGCTGATCCCCGGCTCCAATCCGACCTTCGGCTTCAACACGCTCGGCGGCGCGCTGGCGATCACGACGAAAAACGGCAAGGACAACCCGGTCGGCGAGGCCGAAATACAGGGCGGCTCGTGGGGACGCAAGGCCGCGCAGATCGAACAGGGCGGCACGATCGGCCAGAACCTCGATTACTACTTCACCGCCAACGCCGCGAACGACAACGGCTGGGCCGAGCAGAACGAGAGCCGCATCCGCCAGGCATTCGGCAAGCTGCGCTATACCGACGCCGACACCACGCTGTCGTTGTCGGCCGGTGGCGCGGACAACGATCTGCACGGCGTGCAAACTATTCCGCGCTCGTTCCTCAACAACCCGAAGCAACCGTACACGTATCCCGACCGGAATCAGAATAGCGTCGGCTACCTGACGCTGTCGGGCGATCATTACTTCAACGACAACGTCGAGCTGAGCGGCAACGCGTATTACCGACACTTTCGCAATGCCAATACCAGCAGTAACGTCAACGAAAACTTCGGCAAGATCGGGGACGACGGCGACGTCGATACGTTGCAGGCGACCAACGTGCAATCGACCGTGACGACCGACAGCTACGGCGCGAGCTTGCAACTGACGCTGCTCGGCAAGCTCGGCGGCATGAAGAACCAGTTCATCGCGGGCATGGCCGTCGATGCCGCCAATTCGCACTTCACGCAGTCGTCGCAGGACGCGATGTTCACCGATTCGCGCGCGACGGTCGGCATCGGCAATTTCGAACCGCAAACCAACGCGAACACGCACAACACGAACTACGGCATCTACCTGACGGACACACTGTCGCTGACGCCGCAGTGGTCGCTGACGCTGTCGGGCCGCTACAACTGGGCCGATGCGACGATCGGCGACGAATCCGGCACGCAGCCGCAGCTCAACGGCCACCATACGTTCTCGCGCTTCAATCCGGCGGTCGGCATCAACTGGAACCCGACGCCTGCCTTCACCGCCTATGCGACCTACAACGAGGGCATGCGCTCGCCGACCGCGATCGAACTGGCCTGCGCCGATCCGAACGCGCCATGTTCGCTGCCGAACGACTTCATCTCCGATCCGCCGTTGCAGCCGGTTATTTCGAAGACCTATGAAGTCGGGGCGCGCGGCAGGATCGGCGGCAACACGACATGGAGCGCCGCCGCTTACAGCACGACGCTCGACAACGACATCCAGTTCATCAGCAGTAACGGTGCGGGCAGTTCGCAGGGTTTTTTCCAGAACGTCGGGCGCACGCGCCGGCAAGGCGTCGAACTGGCAGGGCAGACGAAATATGGTCCGCTCACGGTGACCGGCAGCTATAGCTACGTCAACGCGACCTACCAGTCGACATGGGTCGAAAGCAGCCGCAGCAATTCGAGCGCCGACGCGAACGGCAACATCACCGTGCATCCCGGCGACCACATCCCGAGCATTCCGGCGACGACCGTCAAACTACGGCTCGATTACGCGGCCACCTCGAAATGGCGAATCGGCACGAACCTGACGTGGCGCGGCAGCATCTACGCGCAGGGCGATGAGAACAATCAGGACGTGAATGGCAAGATCTCCGGCTATCTGCTGATCGATATGGACACTTCGTATCAGGTGACGAAACAGTTGCAGGTGTTCGCATCGGTGTCGAACCTGCTCGATAAACGCTATGCGAGCTTCGGCGCGCTGGGGGCGAACTTCTTTACCGGGCCGGGGAATACGTTCAACGGCGCGAATCCGGTCAACGAGCAGTTCGTCGGGCCGGGGGCGCCGAGGGGGTTTTGGGTGGGGATGAGATATGGGTGGAAGTAG
- a CDS encoding histidine kinase: protein MSSEPIHSSSAGRPPPSSPIWRDLGWVVAVTVLAAALGAAFDLSEKIYRFTRGMERFQLDELPGTLFVLSIALAWFAWRRYSDARREARHRRMLEEQAERLLADNRRLASQALQAQELERRHMARELHDELGQYLNAMSLDAARIRDLSGEREPEIHRIALGLIQSATHVYREIGGMIRRLRPIGLDEFGLPTALEHCVDGWRERLPEASFSVTIEGDFSGLSDALTITLYRLVQEGLTNVSKFARRSRVELFMVRAPREDNGTQIDEIVVTMADDGPGTDLTKPRSGLGLIGMRERVEALGGEFHVASEPQRGFLFCARVSAQAGLAEPVN, encoded by the coding sequence ATGTCAAGCGAACCGATCCATTCCTCCTCTGCTGGCCGTCCACCGCCATCGTCACCGATATGGCGCGACCTCGGCTGGGTCGTCGCCGTGACCGTGCTCGCGGCGGCGCTCGGCGCCGCCTTCGATCTGAGCGAGAAGATCTACCGGTTCACGCGCGGCATGGAGCGCTTCCAGCTCGATGAGTTGCCGGGCACGCTGTTCGTGCTTTCGATCGCGCTCGCATGGTTCGCGTGGCGACGCTATAGCGATGCGCGCCGCGAAGCGCGCCATCGCCGCATGCTCGAGGAACAGGCCGAACGACTGCTCGCCGACAACCGGCGCCTCGCCAGTCAGGCGCTGCAGGCGCAGGAACTCGAGCGCCGCCATATGGCGCGCGAGCTGCACGACGAGCTGGGTCAATACCTTAACGCGATGTCGCTCGACGCGGCGCGCATCCGCGATCTATCGGGCGAGCGCGAGCCGGAGATTCATCGCATCGCGCTCGGGCTGATACAAAGCGCGACGCATGTGTACCGGGAGATCGGCGGCATGATCCGCCGCCTGCGGCCGATCGGTCTCGACGAATTCGGCTTGCCGACCGCGCTCGAACATTGCGTCGACGGCTGGCGCGAGCGTTTGCCCGAGGCGTCATTCTCGGTGACGATCGAAGGCGATTTCAGCGGCCTCAGCGATGCGTTGACGATCACGCTGTACCGGCTCGTGCAGGAAGGACTGACGAACGTGTCGAAGTTCGCGCGCCGCTCGCGCGTCGAACTGTTCATGGTGCGCGCGCCGCGCGAAGACAACGGCACGCAGATCGACGAGATTGTCGTCACGATGGCCGACGACGGCCCCGGCACCGATCTGACGAAGCCGCGCAGCGGGCTCGGGCTGATCGGCATGCGCGAGCGCGTCGAGGCGCTCGGCGGCGAGTTTCACGTCGCGAGCGAGCCGCAGCGCGGTTTTCTGTTCTGCGCGCGCGTATCCGCTCAAGCGGGGCTGGCCGAGCCCGTGAACTGA
- a CDS encoding response regulator: MSADTISVLLVDDHAVVREGYRRLLELNDDVEVCGEAADAAQAYQRFCALRPDVVVMDVSLPGASGIEAMRRMLAREPDARVLIFSVHEESIFVRRALDAGALGYVTKASAPDVLVEAVRSIARRAGYLSPDISQALALRTAFNEGPPGRQLSAREFEVLRLLVQGYTLPSIAEKLGLSQKTVANHQSVIRQKFGADNGVQLAQMASRLGLQFTGSASPA, encoded by the coding sequence ATGAGTGCCGACACCATCTCCGTTCTGCTCGTCGACGATCACGCGGTCGTGCGCGAAGGCTACCGGCGTCTGCTCGAATTGAACGACGACGTCGAGGTGTGCGGGGAAGCGGCCGACGCCGCGCAGGCCTACCAGCGTTTTTGCGCGTTGCGGCCCGATGTGGTCGTGATGGACGTGTCGCTGCCGGGCGCGAGCGGCATCGAAGCGATGCGGCGCATGCTCGCGCGCGAGCCCGATGCGCGCGTGCTGATCTTCAGCGTGCACGAGGAATCGATCTTCGTGCGCCGCGCGCTCGACGCAGGCGCGCTCGGCTACGTGACCAAGGCGAGCGCGCCCGACGTGCTGGTCGAAGCGGTGCGCTCGATCGCCCGACGCGCCGGCTATCTGAGCCCGGACATTTCGCAGGCGCTCGCGCTGCGCACCGCGTTCAACGAAGGGCCGCCGGGGCGTCAGTTGTCCGCGCGCGAGTTCGAAGTGCTGCGGCTGCTCGTGCAGGGCTACACGCTGCCGAGCATCGCCGAAAAGCTCGGCTTGAGTCAAAAGACGGTGGCCAACCATCAATCGGTGATCCGGCAGAAGTTCGGCGCCGACAACGGCGTGCAGCTCGCGCAGATGGCAAGCCGCCTCGGACTTCAGTTCACGGGCTCGGCCAGCCCCGCTTGA
- the pqqE gene encoding pyrroloquinoline quinone biosynthesis protein PqqE — MTDLSQPGSQPGGQPQSSAAAAVPPPLWLLAELTYRCPLHCAFCYNPLDYTDHNRELTTGQWLDVLREARALGAVQLGFSGGEPLVRDDVEVLVEEAHGLGFYTNLITSGVGLTDQRLGDLKAAGLDHIQLSFQDSTQQLNDFLSSTRTFELKQRVAAALKRHGFPMVMNCVLHRYNLPHVDKIIEMALALGAEYLELANTQYYGWARENQAQLMPTREQLEEAEAVVARYRRTHGERCKIFFVVPDYFERRPKRCMNGWGAVFLGIAPDGAALPCHAARGLPGLTLPNVKEMPLREIWYDSDAFNRFRGLQWMKEPCRSCDEKEHDLGGCRCQAYLLTGDAANADPVCDKSPFHENVVKIVRHAASESAATAAAREQPILFRNDANSRKLAAAAREPDTAGDNRASPGAQS, encoded by the coding sequence ATGACCGATCTTTCTCAACCAGGCTCTCAACCCGGCGGGCAACCGCAAAGCAGCGCGGCCGCCGCGGTGCCGCCGCCGCTGTGGCTGCTCGCGGAGCTGACCTATCGCTGTCCGCTGCATTGCGCGTTCTGCTACAACCCGCTCGACTACACCGATCACAACCGCGAACTGACCACCGGCCAATGGCTCGACGTGCTGCGCGAGGCGCGCGCGCTCGGCGCGGTGCAACTCGGCTTCTCGGGCGGCGAGCCGCTGGTGCGCGACGACGTCGAAGTGCTGGTCGAAGAAGCGCACGGGCTCGGCTTCTACACGAACCTGATCACGTCGGGCGTCGGTCTCACCGATCAGCGCCTCGGCGACCTGAAGGCCGCCGGGCTCGATCATATCCAGTTGTCGTTCCAGGACTCGACGCAGCAGTTGAATGATTTCCTGAGCAGCACCCGCACGTTCGAGCTGAAACAGCGCGTCGCCGCCGCGCTCAAACGGCACGGCTTTCCGATGGTGATGAACTGCGTGCTGCATCGCTACAACCTGCCGCACGTCGACAAGATCATCGAGATGGCGCTGGCTCTCGGCGCCGAATATCTGGAGCTGGCGAACACGCAGTACTACGGCTGGGCGCGCGAGAACCAGGCGCAACTGATGCCGACGCGCGAGCAGCTCGAAGAAGCCGAAGCGGTAGTCGCGCGTTATCGCCGGACTCATGGCGAGCGCTGCAAGATCTTCTTCGTCGTGCCCGACTACTTCGAGCGCCGCCCGAAGCGCTGCATGAACGGCTGGGGCGCGGTGTTCCTCGGCATCGCGCCCGACGGCGCCGCGCTGCCGTGTCACGCGGCGCGCGGCTTGCCCGGCCTGACGCTGCCGAACGTGAAGGAGATGCCGTTGCGCGAGATCTGGTACGACAGCGACGCATTCAATCGCTTTCGCGGTTTGCAGTGGATGAAGGAGCCGTGCCGCAGTTGCGACGAAAAGGAACACGACCTCGGCGGCTGCCGCTGCCAGGCCTACCTGCTGACCGGCGACGCGGCCAACGCCGATCCTGTCTGCGACAAGTCGCCATTTCACGAGAACGTGGTCAAGATCGTGCGGCACGCGGCGTCGGAATCCGCGGCGACAGCAGCGGCGCGCGAACAGCCGATCCTGTTCCGCAACGACGCCAACTCGCGCAAGCTCGCGGCGGCTGCCCGCGAGCCCGACACCGCCGGCGACAACCGAGCATCACCCGGAGCCCAATCATGA
- the pqqD gene encoding pyrroloquinoline quinone biosynthesis peptide chaperone PqqD → MNDTTRADPATPLTIAKPFRLQWEPAQNAHVLLYPEGMVKLNQSAGEILKRCDGTRDIDTLIAELEQAFNATGIGNEVRAFIADAHGRGWLE, encoded by the coding sequence ATGAACGACACCACACGCGCCGACCCCGCCACGCCGCTCACGATCGCGAAGCCGTTCCGCCTGCAATGGGAGCCTGCGCAGAACGCGCACGTGCTGCTCTACCCGGAAGGCATGGTGAAACTCAATCAAAGCGCGGGAGAAATCCTCAAGCGCTGTGACGGCACACGCGACATCGATACGCTGATCGCCGAGCTCGAACAGGCGTTCAACGCGACCGGCATCGGCAACGAGGTGCGGGCTTTCATCGCCGACGCGCATGGGCGCGGCTGGCTGGAGTAG